In a genomic window of bacterium:
- a CDS encoding DNA-directed RNA polymerase subunit beta', whose translation MQDVNNFNAVKIALASPDQIRQRSRGEVKKPETLNYRTLKPERDGLFCERIFGPTKDWECHCGKYKRIRFKGITCDRCGVEVTRTKVRRERMGHIELAAPVCHIWYLKGVPSRIGLLLDISPRALERVVYFAAYVVTDPGTIKGLSRGQLLTEADFRELRDKHGAGFRVGIGAEAIKELLHKLNLDQTAKKLRAELKTAGGQKRLKILKRLEVVEAFRKSGNSPNWMILDVVPVIPPDLRPMVQLDGGRFATSDLNDLYRRVINRNNRLKRLLDLGAPEIIVRNEKRMLQEAVDALIDNGRRGRPVTGPNNRPLKSLSDMLKGKQGRFRQNLLGKRVDYSGRSVIVVGPKLKLHQCGLPKEMALELFKPFVMKRLVDLSHAQNIKSAKRMVERARPVVWDVLEEVITEHPVLLNRAPTLHRLGIQAFEPQLVEGKAIQIHPLVCTAFNADFDGDQMAVHLPLSAEAQAEARILMLSTNNILKPADGKPVTMPTQDMIIGLYCLTREAED comes from the coding sequence ATGCAGGACGTCAACAACTTCAACGCGGTCAAAATCGCGCTGGCCTCGCCGGACCAGATCCGGCAGCGGTCGCGCGGTGAGGTGAAGAAGCCAGAGACGCTCAACTACCGGACGCTCAAGCCCGAGCGCGACGGCCTGTTCTGCGAGCGCATCTTTGGGCCGACCAAGGACTGGGAGTGCCACTGCGGCAAGTACAAGCGCATCCGGTTCAAGGGGATCACCTGCGACCGGTGCGGGGTGGAAGTCACCCGGACCAAGGTGCGCCGGGAGCGGATGGGCCATATCGAGCTCGCCGCGCCGGTGTGCCACATCTGGTACCTCAAGGGCGTCCCGAGCCGGATCGGTCTGCTGCTCGACATCTCCCCCCGCGCGCTCGAGCGGGTCGTGTACTTTGCGGCCTACGTCGTCACCGACCCCGGGACGATCAAAGGGCTCAGCCGGGGCCAGCTCCTCACCGAGGCCGACTTCCGCGAACTGCGGGACAAGCACGGCGCCGGGTTCCGCGTCGGTATCGGCGCCGAGGCGATCAAGGAACTGCTGCATAAGCTGAATCTCGACCAGACCGCCAAGAAGCTGCGCGCGGAACTCAAGACCGCTGGCGGCCAGAAGCGGCTGAAGATCCTCAAGCGGCTCGAAGTCGTGGAGGCCTTCCGGAAGAGCGGCAACAGCCCGAATTGGATGATCCTGGACGTGGTCCCCGTGATTCCGCCGGACCTCCGCCCGATGGTGCAGTTAGACGGCGGCCGGTTCGCAACGAGCGACCTCAACGACCTCTACCGGCGCGTCATCAACCGCAACAACCGCCTCAAGCGCCTCCTGGACCTCGGCGCGCCCGAGATCATCGTGCGCAACGAGAAGCGGATGCTGCAGGAGGCCGTGGACGCGCTGATCGACAACGGCCGCCGCGGCCGGCCCGTCACGGGGCCGAACAACCGGCCGCTCAAGTCGCTGTCCGACATGCTGAAGGGCAAGCAGGGGCGGTTCCGCCAGAACCTGCTCGGCAAGCGGGTGGACTACTCCGGGCGTTCGGTGATCGTCGTCGGTCCGAAGCTCAAGCTGCACCAGTGCGGTCTTCCCAAGGAGATGGCGCTGGAGCTGTTCAAGCCGTTCGTCATGAAGCGGCTGGTCGACCTGAGCCACGCGCAGAACATCAAGTCGGCCAAGCGGATGGTGGAGCGCGCCAGGCCGGTGGTCTGGGACGTGCTGGAGGAGGTCATCACCGAGCACCCGGTGCTGCTCAACCGCGCGCCGACGCTGCACCGGCTCGGCATCCAGGCCTTCGAGCCGCAGCTGGTCGAAGGCAAGGCGATCCAGATCCACCCGCTGGTCTGCACCGCGTTCAACGCCGACTTCGACGGCGACCAGATGGCCGTGCACCTGCCGCTGTCGGCTGAGGCCCAGGCCGAGGCCCGGATCCTGATGCTGTCCACCAACAACATCCTCAAGCCCGCCGACGGCAAGCCGGTCACCATGCCCACCCAGGACATGATCATCGGCCTGTACTGCCTGACCCGGGAGGCCGAGGAC
- a CDS encoding DUF444 family protein, whose translation MKIHRGRIAQYRHDQLLRQYLKQNLTEIFRQKELIIDGKVKTQIVTLDLPTLKFGEESQFLAQGAGRGGGAGGGTDQIQALGGLVGGDHHGKELHVELDFDEFVKLAQEVLLEELRLPTCHEPACSGEVESQDLPELDDLDRIGLHSDLNLEETMVQSLLRNARERSVLDYDVDVQQDAWYFIEDPATLQNTRSVEIYVLDISGSMGGEYLSLVRKTIFILWHYLEHRYPTNLRRYVVFQDVAEEKPRDEFFCMESSGGTHISTGFEKAAQLLEGVTEYDKFLFMFTDGDTSSGDFGLAKKRYDEALAAFDLVSYGHVNPGGRGIGGFSAYVQEAATTREGSVFANLVDLETIRGAIKDFLSFFDTRATRRHAGASP comes from the coding sequence ATGAAGATTCACCGAGGCCGCATCGCCCAATACAGGCACGATCAGCTTCTGCGGCAGTATCTCAAGCAGAACCTCACCGAGATCTTCCGGCAGAAAGAGCTGATTATCGACGGAAAGGTGAAGACACAGATCGTCACCCTGGATCTTCCCACGCTCAAGTTCGGAGAGGAATCGCAGTTTCTGGCCCAGGGGGCCGGCCGCGGGGGCGGGGCCGGCGGAGGAACGGACCAGATCCAGGCGCTGGGAGGGCTCGTGGGGGGCGATCACCACGGGAAGGAACTGCACGTCGAGCTGGATTTCGACGAGTTCGTCAAGCTGGCTCAGGAGGTGCTCCTCGAGGAACTTCGCCTCCCAACATGTCATGAGCCCGCCTGCAGCGGGGAGGTGGAGAGCCAGGACCTCCCGGAGCTCGATGATCTCGACCGGATCGGGCTGCACTCGGACCTGAACCTGGAGGAGACGATGGTCCAGAGCCTCCTGCGCAATGCCCGCGAGCGGTCGGTCCTGGATTACGATGTCGATGTGCAGCAGGACGCCTGGTATTTTATCGAGGATCCGGCGACCCTCCAGAACACCCGGTCGGTGGAGATCTACGTTCTCGACATCTCCGGCTCGATGGGGGGAGAATACCTCTCCCTCGTCCGCAAGACGATTTTCATCCTCTGGCACTACCTCGAGCACCGGTACCCCACGAACCTCCGCCGGTACGTCGTGTTTCAGGACGTGGCGGAGGAGAAACCCCGCGACGAGTTCTTCTGCATGGAGTCCAGCGGCGGGACGCACATCAGCACCGGGTTCGAGAAGGCGGCGCAACTGCTCGAGGGCGTGACGGAGTATGACAAGTTCCTCTTCATGTTCACGGACGGGGACACGAGTTCCGGGGACTTTGGCCTGGCCAAAAAGCGGTACGATGAGGCGCTGGCGGCGTTCGACCTCGTGAGCTACGGCCACGTGAACCCCGGGGGCCGCGGGATCGGCGGGTTCAGCGCGTACGTCCAGGAGGCCGCCACGACGCGCGAGGGCTCCGTGTTCGCCAACCTCGTCGACCTCGAGACGATCCGGGGGGCGATCAAGGACTTCCTCTCGTTCTTCGATACCCGCGCCACCCGGCGTCACGCCGGGGCATCCCCGTAG